Proteins from a genomic interval of Ptychodera flava strain L36383 chromosome 7, AS_Pfla_20210202, whole genome shotgun sequence:
- the LOC139137384 gene encoding kelch-like protein 24: protein MATHCKAAGELTIAADDTFHASILGSLFEQSKEGHLCDVILQLGEHEFPVHACIVAANSNAFAASLVGNLEVGSQRRSSRRRNNVSLEIDRTGENSTVTPAIFRKLIEFMYTGCFEIGEDEIEIRDIREVAQVLRIPGMLEPFQELQRRRVFETLRRQRESGDFCDIELIVEGRRFPAHRCLLAAYSPYFEAMFCRDMREKQELAINLPFLNIPQAEYLIQYLYNGSITITADDVEDILMAADYFHITHMKEKCGDFLSRKMTCKTCLRYKALAETYSVTRLAQFAEKFIRANFVKVSRDDEVLDLPLKELITLISDDDIVVEIVEKGQLVETEACIFGLIVKWIAVDEEKRKKHFPKLLRCVRLHMISSYKERERILQHSAVKENPECFKIVVKAFQSVPLGHTLTGDFACMPRRGRPIDIITVVGATGSITSPTMISYVVEEDKWISLIKIPTVVQYTAAVFYDNRLYLCGGLQLNYKHRGHFGSASEISKACYCYDPMMHRWTQLPDMLKGLYHHNVIVCDEKLYALGGRHSLHRFAENPQCYDISSSTWTLISAPRRPETIRGEFLTHQWKGNIYLLSTESLRTSGTMDMYNTKADSWNVVVFPDFSPPPSQNMFFSLPHPSLPPSQMYVTDFFGAHYTFNLQTKQCHTNSEERLQTHIGEYIHNATVIKDKIFAFGSRVWVYDTPTEKWSKLVSYKGYYGKAECGLLQIPAQFLSKTS from the exons ATGGCGACGCACTGCAAGGCAGCTGGCGAACTTACCATCGCTGCCGATGACACTTTCCATGCAAGCATACTAGGTTCGCTTTTCGAGCAATCAAAAGAAGGCCATCTGTGCGACGTTATTCTACAACTCGGGGAACACGAATTTCCTGTCCACGCCTGCATCGTCGCGGCAAACAGCAATGCATTCGCAGCCAGTCTCGTAGGCAACCTGGAAGTCGGAAGTCAACGGCGTTCGTCAAGACGACGAAATAATGTTTCGCTCGAGATCGATAGGACTGGAGAGAATTCAACAGTTACGCCGGCAATATTCAGAAAGTTGATCGAATTTATGTACACTGGGTGTTTTGAAATCGGCGAAGACGAGATCGAAATCAGGGACATTCGCGAGGTTGCACAAGTGTTACGGATAC ctgGTATGTTGGAACCGTTTCAAGAACTCCAGAGAAGACGAGTGTTCGAGACTCTCAGACGACAGAGAGAATCTGGAGACTTTTGCGACATCGAACTGATCGTGGAAGGACGTAGGTTCCCCGCCCATCGGTGTCTCTTAGCTGCTTACAGCCCGTACTTCGAAGCGATGTTCTGTCGGGACATGAGAGAGAAACAAGAATTGGCAATAAATTTACCGTTTCTAAATATACCACAGGCCGAATATTTGATACAATATCTGTACAATGGCTCCATTACAATCACCGCTGATGATGTTGAAGACATACTTATGGCAGCAGACTATTTCCATATCACGCACATGAAAGAAAAGTGTGGCGACTTCCTCAGCCGGAAGATGACCTGCAAAACGTGCCTTCGGTACAAGGCTCTCGCTGAAACATACTCAGTAACACGGCTGGCCCAGTTTGCAGAGAAATTCATCCGTGCTAACTTTGTGAAGGTCAGCAGAGACGACGAAGTCCTCGATCTGCCCTTGAAGGAATTGATTACGCTCATCTCTGATGATGACATTGTGGTGGAAATAGTCGAAAAGGGACAACTTGTAGAGACAGAGGCGTGCATCTTTGGTTTGATTGTGAAATGGATCGCTGTGGATGAGgagaagagaaaaaaacactTTCCTAAACTTCTCAGGTGTGTAAGGCTGCACATGATATCTTCCTACAAGGAAAGAGAAAGGATTTTGCAACACAGTGCTGTCAAAGAGAATCCAGAGTGCttcaaaattgttgtgaaagCGTTTCAGTCTGTTCCCCTCGGTCACACTCTTACTGGTGACTTTGCTTGTATGCCCAGAAGAGGTAGGCCTATTGACATTATAACTGTTGTCGGCGCCACAGGGAGTATTACATCGCCCACCATGATTTCATATGTGGTTGAAGAAGACAAGTGGATTTCATTGATTAAAATTCCTACAGTGGTGCAGTACACGGCGGCTGTCTTCTATGACAATCGACTCTATCTGTGTGGCGGTCTCCAGCTCAACTACAAACACCGTGGGCATTTCGGCAGTGCCTCGGAAATAAGCAAGGCCTGCTATTGCTATGACCCCATGATGCATCGCTGGACACAACTTCCAGATATGTTGAAGGGTTTGTACCATCACAACGTCATCGTCTGTGATGAGAAACTCTATGCTCTTGGCGGACGCCACAGTCTCCACCGCTTTGCTGAAAATCCTCAATGCTATGACATCAGCAGTTCAACATGGACGCTCATCTCAGCTCCCCGAAGACCAGAAACAATTCGCGGTGAATTTCTCACCCACCAGTGGAAAGGCAACATATATTTGTTATCAACAGAGAGTTTACGGACTTCAGGTACTATGGACATGTACAATACTAAGGCAGACAGTTGGAACGTTGTGGTGTTCCCCGACTTCTCTCCACCCCCGTCACAAAATATGTTCTTTTCACTTCCACACCCTAGTTTGCCACCATCCCAAATGTACGTCACTGATTTCTTCGGTGCTCACTATACGTTTAATCTTCAGACAAAACAGTGCCACACAAATTCGGAGGAGAGACTTCAAACGCACATAGGAGAGTATATACACAACGCCACTGTCATTAAGGACAAGATCTTTGCGTTTGGGAGCAGGGTTTGGGTGTATGACACCCCTACCGAAAAGTGGAGCAAGCTTGTATCATACAAGGGTTACTATGGCAAGGCAGAGTGTGGACTTCTACAGATTCCAGCTCagtttttgagcaaaacttcatga